A portion of the Juglans microcarpa x Juglans regia isolate MS1-56 chromosome 1D, Jm3101_v1.0, whole genome shotgun sequence genome contains these proteins:
- the LOC121266205 gene encoding 26S proteasome non-ATPase regulatory subunit 1 homolog A-like, protein MAATMVSSAGGLLAMLNEAHPSLKLHALSNLNNLVDNFWPEISTSVPVIESLYEDEEFDQHQRQLAALLVSKVFYYLSELNDALSYALGAGSLFDVSEDSDYVHTLLAKAIDEYASLKAKAAESNAESAKVDPRLEAIVERMLDKCIADGKYPQAMGIAIECRRLDKLEEAITKSDNVQGTLSYCINVSHSFVNLREYRHEVLRLLVQVYQKLSSPDYLSICQCLMFLDKPEAVAIILEKLLRSENKDEALLALQIAFDLVENERQAFLLNVRDRLSIPKTQPSEPVQPGSIEPDASQNENHTAPEDVQMTDGSTASNLNVRKLIPSEVIYAERLTKIKGILSGETSIQLTLQFLYSHNKSDLLILKTIKQSVEMRNSVCHSATIYANAIMHAGTTVDTFLRENLDWLSRATNWAKFSATAGLGVIHRGHLQQGRSLMAPYLPQGGAAGGGGGGSPYSEGGALYALGLIHANHGEGIKQFLRDSLHSTNVEVIQHGACLGLGLAALGTADEDIYDDIKNVLYTDSAVAGEAAGISMGLLMVGTASEKASEMLTYAHETQHEKIIRGLALGIALTVYGREEEADTLIEQMTRDQDPILRYGGMYALALAYRGTANNKAIRQLLHFAVSDVSDDVRRTAVLALGFVLYSEPEQTPRIVSLLSESYNPHVRYGAALAVGISCAGTGLSEAISLLEPLMSDVVDFVRQGALIAMAMVMVQISEASDSRVGTFRRQLEKIILDKHEDTMSKMGAILASGILDAGGRNVTIRLLSKTKHDKVTAVVGLAVFSQFWYWYPLIYFISLSFSPTAFIGLNYDLKVPRFEFLSHAKPSLFEYPKPTTAPTTTFTVKLPTAVLSTSAKAKTRVKKEADQKANAEKASSGAESSSVGQNSVKGKSSSERDGDSMQVDGPTEKKSEPEPSYEILTNPARVVPAQQKFIKFLEESRYVPVKLAPSGFVLLRDLRPTEPEVLSLTDTPATAASAAGGATTGQQGSASAMAIDEEPQPPQPFEFTS, encoded by the exons ATGGCTGCGACAATGGTGAGCTCCGCGGGAGGGCTTTTGGCGATGCTGAACGAGGCGCACCCATCGCTCAAGCTCCACGCGCTCTCCAACCTCAACAATCTGGTCGACAACTTTTGGCCAGAGATCTCCACCAGCGTTCCTGTCAT AGAAAGTTTGtatgaagatgaagaatttgatcaaCATCAGAGACAACTTGCTGCCCTACTTGTGTCTAAG GTCTTCTATTACTTGAGTGAGCTTAACGATGCGTTATCATATGCTCTTGGAGCCGGTTCTTTATTTGATGTGTCAGAGGATTCTGATTATGTCCATACACTTCTTG CTAAAGCTATTGATGAATATGCCAGTCTTAAGGCTAAGGCTGCAGAATCAAATGCTGAATCTGCAAAGGTGGACCCTAGATTGGAGGCAATTGTGGAGAGAATGCTGGATAA GTGTATTGCTGATGGAAAATACCCACAAGCTATGGGTATTGCAATTGAATGCCGGCGATTGGATAAACTTGAGGAAGCAATCACAAAGAGTGATAATGTTCAAGGCACTTTATCTTATTGCATTAATGTCTCTCATTCCTTCGTTAATCTTAGAGAATATCGACACGAG GTACTTCGTCTCCTCGTTCAAGTGTATCAAAAGTTGTCGTCTCCTGATTATTTGAGTATATGTCAGTGTCTTATGTTCTTGGACAAACCTGAAGCTGTTGCAATTATATTGGAAAAGCTTCTCCGCTCTGAAAACAAGGATGAAGCTCTTTTGGCACTTCAAATAGCTTTCGATCTTGTAGAAAATGAACGCCAAGCATTTCTCTTAAATGTGAGAGATCGCCTTTCAATTCCCAAGACTCAACCTTCTGAACCAGTGCAGCCTGGATCTATTGAACCAGATGCTTCTCAGAATGAAAATCATACTGCTCCAGAGGATGTTCAGATGACTGACGGGAGTACTGCTTCTAATTTGAATGTGCGTAAACTCATTCCAAGTGAAGTAATATATGCTGAGAGGTTGACCAAAATTAAGGGAATTTTGTCAGGAGAGACGTCAATACAGTTGACACTTCAATTCTTGTACAGCCATAACAA ATCAGATCTTCTTATTCTTAAGACAATTAAGCAGTCTGTTGAGATGAGAAATAGTGTCTGTCATAGTGCAACGATTTATGCTAATGCAATTATGCATGCTGGAACGACAGTGGATACATTTCTAAGGGAAAACCTA GACTGGCTGAGCAGAGCCACAAACTGGGCTAAGTTTAGTGCGACTGCTGGTCTTGGAGTTATTCACAGAGGCCACCTACAACAAGGGAGGTCACTGATGGCACCTTACTTGCCTCAGGGTGGGgctgctggtggtggtggtggtggcagtCCATACTCAGAAGGTGGAGCTCTTTATGCTTTGGGTCTTATACATGCCAACCATGGTGAGGGCATCAAACAATTCCTTCGTGATAGCCTGCACAGTACTAATGTGGAG GTAATCCAACATGGTGCATGCTTAGGTCTTGGTTTGGCAGCTCTAGGAACCGCAGACGAAGATATTTATGATGACATTAAAAATGTTCTCTACACTGACAGTGCTGTTGCTGGTGAAGCTGCAGGCATCAGTATGGGTTTACTCATGGTTGGAACTGCAAGTGAGAAGGCAAGTGAGATGCTTACTTATGCACACGAGACACAACATGAGAAGATCATACG GGGTTTAGCATTGGGAATAGCCCTTACAGTCTacggaagagaagaagaagcagacACACTAATTGAGCAGATGACTCGTGATCAGGATCCTATATTACGTTATGGTGGTATGTATGCATTGGCACTGGCCTATAGGGGAACAGCAAACAACAAAGCCATTCGGCAGCTGCTCCACTTTGCTGTATCGGATGTGAGTGATGATGTCAGGAGGACTGCTGTTCTAGCACTTGGGTTTGTCCTGTACTCTGAGCCAGAGCAG ACTCCTCGAATTGTCTCCCTGCTGTCTGAGTCTTACAACCCTCATGTTCGATATGGTGCGGCTCTTGCAGTGGGCATTTCCTGTGCTGGTACTGGCCTGAGTGAGGCTATATCTTTGCTAGAGCCTTTGATGTCAgatgttgttgattttgttcGTCAAGGTGCCCTCATTGCAATGGCTATGGTTATGGTCCAGATTAGTGAAGCCAGTGATTCTCGTGTTGGAACTTTCAG GCGACAATTGGAGAAAATAATACTTGATAAACATGAAGACACCATGAGCAAGATGGGTGCAATCTTGGCCTCTGGGATTCTGGATGCAGGTGGAAGGAATGTGACCATAAGATTGCTTTCCAAGACAAAGCATGATAAAGTCACGGCAGTTGTTGGTCTAGCAGTTTTCAGCCAGTTTTGGTACTGGTACCCCCTTATTTATTTCATAAGCTTGTCATTCTCGCCAACTGCTTTTATTGGACTGAATTATGACCTCAAAGTCCCAAGGTTTGAGTTCTTATCACATGCAAAACCATCACTTTTTGAATATCCTAAACCAACAACTGCACCAACGACTACTTTCACTGTAAAACTGCCCACTGCAGTTCTGTCAACGTCAGCAAAGGCCAAAACTAGGGTGAAAAAGGAAGCCGATCAGAAGGCTAATGCTGAAAAGGCATCATCTGGGGCAGAGTCTTCATCTGTTGGTCAAAATAGTGTGAAAGGAAAATCGTCTAGCGAGAGGGATGGGGACTCTATGCAG GTTGATGGCCCAACAGAGAAGAAATCCGAGCCCGAGCCTTCTTATGAGATTCTGACTAACCCTGCCAGAGTAGTTCCTGCACAgcaaaaattcattaaatttctgGAAGAAAGTAGATACGTGCCAGTAAAGTTGGCACCTTCTGGGTTTGTTCT